In Halococcus salifodinae DSM 8989, one genomic interval encodes:
- a CDS encoding Rid family detoxifying hydrolase: MKRIISTGDAPAAVGAYSQATTNDDLVFTAGQIPFTPDGDSLADESIATQTEQSLSNVEAILAEEELDMGDVLKTTILLADIDDFDEMNETYAGFFDDEPPARSAFEVGNLPKGVGVEIEAIASR; the protein is encoded by the coding sequence GTGAAGCGCATCATCAGTACGGGCGACGCACCGGCGGCGGTCGGCGCGTACAGCCAGGCGACCACGAACGACGATCTCGTCTTCACCGCGGGTCAGATCCCGTTCACGCCCGACGGCGATTCGCTCGCCGACGAGTCGATCGCGACCCAGACCGAACAGTCACTCTCGAACGTCGAAGCCATCCTCGCCGAGGAGGAGCTCGATATGGGCGACGTGCTCAAGACGACGATTCTCCTCGCCGACATCGACGACTTCGACGAGATGAACGAGACCTACGCCGGCTTCTTCGACGACGAGCCGCCCGCCAGAAGCGCCTTCGAGGTGGGGAACCTCCCGAAGGGCGTCGGCGTCGAGATCGAAGCCATCGCGTCCCGGTAA
- a CDS encoding DUF7119 family protein has product MTPDGAPDGTRTDRDSPVGEPVIRGDPTFAGERAREAVQFDPDDPESVARAAEIVRSFADDSVGDADSVYMLRGAAACAALVRGEGSYKAAAERVDGDATVSFIRKWARVHDLPRSIRQYVATGEIAPTAAKHIARVAGEARFLLAWATLDADLTVRDVRSIASDINSDVPPERALATHGVPPGEVTLDLPSETYRELRRQAALRGVDPSALVAEALDVWEPTEDSPPERY; this is encoded by the coding sequence ATGACCCCTGACGGCGCGCCCGACGGGACGAGGACCGACCGCGACTCGCCCGTCGGCGAGCCGGTGATCCGGGGTGATCCCACCTTTGCCGGTGAACGCGCGCGCGAGGCCGTCCAGTTCGATCCCGACGATCCCGAGAGCGTGGCGCGCGCCGCCGAGATCGTGCGGTCGTTCGCCGACGATTCCGTGGGCGACGCCGACAGTGTCTACATGCTCCGCGGGGCGGCGGCGTGTGCGGCTTTGGTCCGCGGCGAGGGCTCGTACAAGGCCGCGGCCGAGCGCGTCGACGGCGACGCCACGGTGTCGTTCATCCGGAAGTGGGCACGGGTTCACGATCTCCCGCGATCGATCCGTCAGTACGTCGCCACCGGCGAGATCGCCCCGACCGCGGCGAAACACATCGCCCGGGTCGCGGGCGAGGCGCGCTTCCTGCTCGCGTGGGCGACCCTCGACGCCGATCTCACCGTGCGGGACGTCCGATCGATCGCGAGCGACATCAACTCGGACGTCCCGCCGGAGCGCGCGCTCGCCACTCACGGTGTCCCGCCCGGGGAGGTGACGCTCGACCTTCCATCGGAGACGTACCGCGAGCTCAGACGCCAGGCCGCCCTCCGGGGGGTCGATCCGTCGGCCCTCGTCGCCGAGGCGCTCGATGTGTGGGAACCGACCGAGGACTCGCCGCCGGAACGGTACTGA